A region from the Acomys russatus chromosome 22, mAcoRus1.1, whole genome shotgun sequence genome encodes:
- the Tmem156 gene encoding transmembrane protein 156, which produces MTETAFFKLFVAVVITFILVLPEFFKTPKERTQELCCREVCLLPNFTYPLSSFNFSSVALRQPAEETQAIMAMFPNLSSFQSFTEVCHGITSESPMCFLCLVCESKGDTDLISQEQTSKGLIMRGSMEAEANGFYSSCQHFNVTVALLIDPVKGHNTTCIPETHPETSTTVEEAPTREKSLNHTCRVMKTTSNCTHISLHLETDLKPVTCSMKITWYILVLLVFMLSIILIIHKILEDHRRVQRWQSHMYKSTSVLLRGSDSVKPSSLNVRVIPESTREVPLPRVMEVLPTIPELEVTSAVHQQDQYTR; this is translated from the exons ATGACAGAAACAGCCTTCTTTAAGTTATTTGTGGCAGTAGTGATCACATTCATTTTAGTCCTGCCAGAATTTTTCAAGACACCAAAAG agAGAACACAAGAACTCTGCTGTCGGGAAGTGTGTTTACTACCTAATTTCACCTATCCACTTTCCTCCTTCAATTTTTCTTCTGTCGCTCTTCGGCAACCAGCAGAGGAAACACAGGCTATTATGGCAATGTTTCCAAATCTCTCCAGTTTCCAAAGCTTCACTGAGGTTTGCCACGGCATCACAAGTGAATCTCCGATGTGCTTCTTATGTCTGGTTTGTGAATCCAAAGGAGACACGGATTTAATTTCTCAAGAACAAACATCAAAAG GCCTCATCATGAGGGGATccatggaagcagaggcaaacgGCTTTTACTCATCATGCCAGCATTTTAACGTCACTGTCGCTCTTCTAATTGACCCTGTGAAGGGACACAACACTACCTGCATCCCCGAAACCCACCCTGAAACATCCACAACTGTGGAAGAAGCTCCAACCAGGGAAAAGTCTCTAAACCATACTTGTAGAGTTATGAAAACCACGAGCAATTGCACTCACATTTCCTTGCACCTAGAAACGGACCTAAAAC CCGTTACTTGTTCCATGAAGATAACCTGGTATATTTTAGTGCTGTTAGTTTTTATGCTCAGCATCATCCTTATTATCCACAAAATACTCGAAGACCACAGGAGAGTGCAAAGGTGGCAAA GTCATATGTACAAATCTACATCCGTTCTCTTAAGAGGGAGTGACTCTGTGAAGCCGAGCTCTCTGAACGTCAGGGTTATCCCAG AGTCCACTCGAGAGGTGCCCTTACCACGGGTCATGGAGGTGCTCCCCACAATACCAGAACTGGAAGTCACTTCTGCAGTACACCAGCAAGATCAATATACACGGTGA